In Geminocystis sp. NIES-3708, a single window of DNA contains:
- the gyrB gene encoding DNA topoisomerase (ATP-hydrolyzing) subunit B, whose product MSTKNQTTNYGAEQIQVLEGLEPVRKRPGMYIGTTGPRGLHHLVYEVVDNSIDEALAGHCSHIEIELNADGSVSVTDDGRGIPTDIHPTTKKSALETVMTVLHAGGKFGGGGYKVSGGLHGVGISVVNALSEWVKVTVKRQEQIFTQRYERGNPVTELIANPSTDNATGTSISFLPDNQIFTETTEFDYNTLSGRLRELAYLNAGVKITFSDRRVTPERIETYCYEGGIKEYVTYMTREKEVLHQDIIYVEGEKNGVQVEVAFQWCIDSYSDTILGFANNIRTIDGGTHLEGLKTVLTRTLNNIARKRNKIKENEPNLGGENVREGLTAVISVKVPDPEFEGQTKTKLGNSEVRGIVDSLVGEVLNEYLEFNPHVADAVIEKAVQAFKAAEAARRARELVRRKSVLESSPLPGKLADCSSRDPSESEIYLVEGDSAGGSAKQGRDRRFQAILPLRGKILNIEKTDDAKIYKNNEIQSLITALGLGIRGDEFDPTQLRYHRIVIMTDADVDGAHIRTLLLTFFYRYQRELVEQGYIYIACPPLYKLERGKNYFYCYSDRELQQKIAEFPANANYNIQRFKGLGEMMPQQLWDTTMNPETRMMKRVEIEDAAQADHIFTVLMGDRVAPRREFIETHGPGLNLTQLDV is encoded by the coding sequence ATGAGTACAAAAAACCAGACAACAAACTACGGTGCGGAACAAATTCAAGTTCTTGAAGGGTTAGAGCCCGTTAGAAAACGTCCGGGTATGTACATTGGTACAACAGGACCTAGAGGTTTGCATCATTTAGTCTATGAAGTAGTTGATAATTCTATCGATGAGGCTTTAGCCGGTCATTGTAGTCATATAGAAATAGAACTGAACGCTGATGGTTCTGTCTCCGTCACCGATGATGGTAGAGGAATCCCTACAGATATTCACCCTACCACCAAAAAATCAGCATTAGAAACAGTTATGACAGTACTTCATGCTGGAGGAAAATTCGGCGGTGGAGGCTATAAAGTTTCTGGTGGTTTACATGGTGTTGGTATTTCCGTGGTTAATGCTCTTTCTGAGTGGGTAAAAGTTACGGTTAAACGTCAAGAACAAATTTTTACCCAACGCTATGAAAGGGGTAATCCCGTCACGGAGTTAATTGCTAATCCCTCCACTGATAATGCTACGGGTACATCTATCAGTTTTTTACCTGATAACCAAATCTTTACTGAAACAACGGAGTTTGATTATAATACCCTCTCAGGCAGACTCAGAGAATTGGCTTATCTTAATGCTGGAGTTAAAATTACTTTTAGCGATCGCCGTGTTACTCCTGAACGTATCGAAACTTATTGTTATGAAGGTGGCATCAAAGAATATGTCACTTATATGACAAGAGAAAAAGAAGTATTACACCAAGATATTATTTATGTAGAAGGGGAGAAAAACGGCGTACAAGTAGAAGTAGCTTTTCAGTGGTGTATCGACTCCTATAGTGACACTATTCTAGGCTTTGCCAACAACATTCGTACGATTGATGGTGGTACACACTTAGAAGGTTTAAAAACTGTTTTAACCAGAACTTTAAATAATATTGCCCGAAAACGGAACAAAATTAAAGAAAATGAGCCAAATTTGGGGGGAGAAAATGTTAGAGAAGGCTTAACGGCAGTTATTTCCGTGAAAGTGCCAGATCCTGAATTTGAAGGACAAACTAAGACTAAATTAGGTAACTCTGAAGTCAGAGGTATTGTTGATTCTTTAGTGGGAGAAGTTTTAAATGAATATTTAGAATTTAACCCCCATGTAGCTGATGCGGTAATTGAAAAAGCAGTACAAGCTTTTAAAGCAGCAGAAGCCGCTCGTCGTGCAAGGGAGTTAGTTAGACGTAAATCTGTATTAGAATCTTCTCCTTTACCCGGTAAACTTGCAGATTGTAGTTCTCGTGATCCTTCCGAATCTGAAATATATCTTGTAGAAGGAGATAGTGCAGGAGGTTCGGCAAAACAAGGGCGTGATCGCCGTTTTCAAGCTATCTTGCCGTTACGGGGTAAAATTCTTAACATCGAAAAAACCGATGATGCGAAAATCTATAAAAATAATGAAATTCAATCCTTAATTACGGCTTTAGGATTAGGCATTCGAGGAGATGAATTTGATCCGACTCAACTACGTTATCATCGTATTGTAATTATGACTGACGCTGATGTAGATGGTGCACATATTCGGACTCTTTTATTAACTTTTTTTTATCGTTATCAACGAGAATTAGTAGAACAAGGTTATATTTATATTGCTTGTCCTCCTTTATATAAACTAGAAAGAGGTAAAAATTATTTCTACTGTTATAGTGATAGAGAGTTACAGCAAAAAATAGCTGAATTTCCTGCTAATGCCAACTATAATATTCAGCGTTTTAAAGGTTTAGGTGAAATGATGCCTCAACAATTGTGGGATACGACGATGAACCCTGAAACTCGTATGATGAAGAGGGTTGAAATTGAAGATGCGGCTCAAGCGGATCATATTTTTACTGTATTAATGGGTGATCGTGTTGCACCACGAAGAGAATTTATTGAAACTCATGGACCTGGTTTAAATTTAACTCAGTTAGATGTATAG
- a CDS encoding SDR family oxidoreductase, producing MTNKVLITGATGRTGSLVVKKLQSDNHNWQVIPFAKSKNKAEEIFTSTKGFIFGNILSSEDLTMAIQGCNALIILTSAVPKMISPPEEGKPPEFDFEDKGKPEEVDWLGQKNQIDVAKNAGIEHIILVGSMGGTNENHPLNRLGNGNILIWKRKAEQYLIDSGIDYTIIRAGGLLDKPDGKRELLVGKNDEFLASPPNGIPTSIPRGDVANVVIQALNNPFARNKAFDLISKPENENITTININWDQLFQQASAGL from the coding sequence ATGACCAACAAAGTATTAATAACAGGGGCAACTGGTAGAACAGGATCTTTAGTCGTTAAAAAGTTACAATCGGATAATCATAACTGGCAAGTAATACCTTTTGCAAAATCAAAAAATAAAGCAGAAGAAATATTCACATCTACAAAAGGTTTTATTTTCGGTAATATTTTATCATCAGAAGATTTGACCATGGCAATTCAAGGATGTAATGCTTTAATTATTTTAACCAGTGCCGTGCCAAAAATGATTTCACCCCCCGAAGAAGGAAAACCACCAGAATTTGACTTTGAAGATAAAGGCAAACCAGAAGAAGTAGATTGGTTAGGGCAAAAAAATCAAATAGATGTGGCTAAAAATGCAGGAATTGAACACATAATATTAGTAGGTTCAATGGGTGGCACAAATGAAAATCATCCTTTAAATCGTCTGGGTAATGGCAATATTTTAATTTGGAAACGAAAAGCAGAGCAGTATCTCATAGACTCAGGAATTGATTACACTATTATTCGAGCTGGAGGATTATTAGATAAACCAGATGGAAAAAGAGAGCTATTAGTAGGCAAAAACGATGAATTTTTAGCTTCCCCTCCTAATGGCATTCCTACTTCTATCCCTAGAGGTGATGTAGCTAACGTAGTCATTCAAGCCTTAAATAATCCTTTTGCTAGAAACAAAGCATTTGATTTAATTTCTAAGCCAGAAAATGAGAATATTACCACTATTAACATTAACTGGGATCAACTTTTTCAACAAGCCAGTGCGGGCTTATAA
- a CDS encoding glycoside hydrolase family 10 protein, translating to MTNIKIVNLRKNIQKLLIFAGIFVSPTVYAQNLPSASDLKPISFPSFTTEENTPIQASLPFNSPSAQEINQMTRELQDLIHRVESTLITVEAKQVRYNAPMTAVADYVLKNPPKSSVNNRENKANERFSNNEASEAIANARQVVQDFPSLAIQNYTQARQLWLDARRNLWDNYPVDRHFAQPEVRAMWVDRGTIVKAKSKEDLAPLFDRMAESGINTVFFETINSSYPIYPSRVAPEQNPMTKGWDPLQASIELAHERGMELHAWAWIFAAANQGHNRILGQPENYLGPVLSRNPSWVLKDQKGEVFNRTPGFKKAFLDPANPQVRRYLLALLEEIATNYNVDGIQLDYIRYPFQDGITKQNFGYTDVSRNLFKQTYGIDPKNIKPNSPAWSQWTGFRIRQITSFVSETSQLIKSKRPDLVISTAVFPIERRERLSVLQQHWEDWIYNGSVDMMVLMTYALNTGSFEDRTRSVYEFSAKNASLIIPGIRLLNVPNAEAFDQMQSVRNMPSGGFALFAAENFNTGLGAMFKQTQGNTSEVQEPLPHRQPFQTALARYQALQKEWNFMLLNHQMTIDPSSLKQWANQVDQLSDRLKQLAENPTNNNLIATQKELSSLKTRLPKYLGKYQQQQPLQLDTWMNRLITIENLLQYGERTIIAEKNQNNPISKTVP from the coding sequence ATGACTAACATTAAAATAGTAAATTTAAGAAAAAACATTCAAAAGCTGTTAATTTTCGCTGGAATTTTTGTTTCTCCTACCGTTTATGCTCAAAATCTCCCTTCAGCATCAGATCTTAAGCCTATATCTTTTCCTTCATTTACTACAGAAGAAAATACACCTATTCAAGCGTCTTTACCTTTTAATAGTCCTTCTGCTCAGGAAATAAATCAGATGACAAGAGAGTTGCAAGATTTAATTCATCGAGTAGAAAGTACTTTAATTACTGTTGAAGCGAAACAAGTTCGATATAATGCTCCCATGACTGCCGTTGCCGATTATGTGCTTAAAAATCCTCCTAAATCTAGTGTTAATAATAGGGAAAATAAAGCTAATGAGCGTTTTAGCAATAATGAAGCATCGGAAGCCATTGCGAATGCTCGACAAGTGGTTCAAGATTTTCCCAGTTTAGCTATACAAAATTATACTCAAGCTAGACAATTATGGTTAGATGCTCGTCGTAATCTATGGGATAATTATCCCGTCGATCGCCATTTTGCTCAACCAGAAGTAAGAGCTATGTGGGTTGATCGAGGTACTATCGTTAAAGCTAAATCAAAAGAAGATCTTGCTCCTTTATTTGATCGCATGGCAGAATCGGGGATTAATACTGTATTTTTTGAAACTATTAACTCTAGTTATCCCATTTATCCTAGTCGGGTAGCTCCCGAACAGAATCCCATGACAAAAGGATGGGATCCTCTTCAAGCATCCATTGAATTAGCCCATGAAAGAGGCATGGAATTACACGCTTGGGCATGGATTTTTGCCGCCGCTAATCAAGGACATAATCGTATTTTAGGACAACCTGAAAATTATTTAGGACCAGTATTATCTCGTAATCCTAGTTGGGTACTCAAAGATCAAAAGGGAGAAGTCTTTAATCGTACTCCGGGTTTTAAAAAAGCGTTTTTAGATCCAGCAAATCCACAAGTTAGACGTTATCTATTAGCATTATTAGAAGAAATTGCCACTAATTATAATGTCGATGGTATTCAATTAGATTATATTCGTTATCCTTTTCAAGATGGAATAACTAAGCAAAATTTTGGTTATACGGATGTTAGTCGAAATTTATTTAAACAAACCTATGGTATTGATCCTAAAAACATCAAACCAAATTCTCCAGCTTGGAGTCAATGGACTGGTTTTCGCATTCGACAAATCACTAGCTTTGTGTCGGAAACTTCACAATTGATCAAGTCTAAACGTCCCGATTTAGTGATTTCTACTGCGGTATTTCCCATTGAACGTCGTGAACGTTTGTCTGTGTTGCAACAACATTGGGAAGATTGGATTTATAACGGATCTGTTGATATGATGGTTTTGATGACCTATGCACTAAATACTGGTAGTTTTGAAGATCGCACGAGATCTGTATATGAATTTTCTGCTAAAAATGCTAGTTTAATTATTCCTGGTATCCGTCTATTAAATGTACCGAATGCTGAAGCCTTTGATCAAATGCAATCTGTTCGTAATATGCCTTCTGGTGGTTTTGCTTTATTTGCTGCCGAAAATTTTAATACGGGTTTAGGCGCAATGTTTAAACAGACTCAAGGTAATACTAGCGAAGTTCAAGAACCATTACCCCATCGTCAACCATTTCAAACCGCTCTTGCCCGTTATCAGGCTCTACAAAAAGAGTGGAATTTTATGTTATTAAACCATCAAATGACCATTGATCCTAGCTCTCTCAAGCAATGGGCTAATCAAGTTGATCAATTAAGCGATCGCCTCAAACAATTGGCGGAAAATCCTACCAATAATAATTTAATAGCAACTCAAAAAGAATTATCATCCTTAAAAACAAGACTACCAAAATATTTGGGCAAATATCAACAGCAACAACCATTACAATTAGACACTTGGATGAATCGCTTAATTACCATCGAAAATTTACTGCAATATGGAGAAAGAACGATCATTGCCGAAAAAAATCAAAACAATCCGATTTCTAAAACTGTTCCATAA